Proteins encoded within one genomic window of Streptomyces rubradiris:
- the uvrC gene encoding excinuclease ABC subunit UvrC, which produces MADPSSYRPRPGDVPDSPGVYRFRDEHRRVIYVGKAKSLRQRLANYFQDLANLHPRTRTMVTTAASVEWTVVSTEVEALQLEYSWIKEYDPRFNVKYRDDKSYPYLAVTMNEQFPRVQVMRGHKKKGVRYFGPYAHAWAIRDTVDLLLRVFPVRTCSAGVFKNAARTGRPCLLGYIDKCSAPCVGRVTPEDHRELAEEFCDFMAGRTGAYLRRLEKQMMEAAEEMEYERAARLRDDIGALKKAMEKNAVVLADATDADLIAVAEDELEAAVQIFHVRGGRVRGQRGWVTDKVEDVTTGALVEHALQQLYGEESGDAVPKEVLVPALPEPVEPVQEWLTGRRGANVSLRIPQRGDKKALMETVQRNAQQSLALHKTKRASDLTTRSRALEEIAEALGLDSAPLRIECYDISHLQGDDVVASMVVFEDGLQRKGEYRRFQIKGFAGQDDVRSMHEVISRRFRRYLAEKERTGEWADGTGTDPLGDGGTGTEGAATDGTLAGPEVITDSLKDDDGRPRKFAYPPQLVVVDGGQPQVAAAQRALDELGIDDIAVCGLAKRLEEVWVPGEDDPVVLPRTSEGLYLLQRVRDEAHRFAITYQRTKRAKRFRAGPLDDVPGLGETRKQALIKHFGSVKKLRSATIEQIQEVPGIGRKTAETIAVALAQAAPAAPAVNTATGEIIEDEEPDTTGGSSGEPVTAGVPDERRGQET; this is translated from the coding sequence ATGGCCGATCCCTCCAGCTACCGCCCCAGGCCGGGTGACGTCCCGGACTCCCCGGGGGTGTACAGGTTCCGCGACGAGCACCGCCGGGTGATCTACGTCGGAAAGGCGAAGAGCCTGCGCCAGCGCCTGGCGAACTACTTCCAGGACCTGGCGAACCTGCACCCGCGCACCCGGACGATGGTGACCACCGCCGCGTCCGTGGAGTGGACCGTGGTGTCCACGGAGGTCGAGGCGCTGCAGCTGGAGTACTCCTGGATCAAGGAGTACGACCCCCGGTTCAACGTCAAGTACCGCGACGACAAGAGCTACCCGTACCTCGCGGTGACGATGAACGAGCAGTTCCCCCGCGTCCAGGTGATGCGCGGTCACAAGAAGAAGGGCGTGCGGTATTTCGGGCCGTACGCGCACGCGTGGGCCATCCGGGACACCGTCGACCTGCTGCTGCGGGTGTTCCCGGTGCGCACCTGCTCGGCCGGCGTCTTCAAGAACGCCGCCCGCACCGGCCGCCCCTGCCTGCTCGGTTACATCGACAAGTGCTCCGCGCCCTGCGTCGGCCGGGTCACCCCCGAGGACCACCGGGAGCTGGCCGAGGAGTTCTGCGACTTCATGGCCGGCCGGACCGGCGCTTACCTCCGCCGTCTGGAGAAGCAGATGATGGAGGCGGCCGAGGAGATGGAGTACGAGCGGGCGGCCCGTCTGCGCGACGACATCGGGGCGCTGAAGAAGGCCATGGAGAAGAACGCGGTCGTCCTCGCCGACGCGACCGACGCCGACCTCATCGCCGTCGCCGAGGACGAGCTGGAGGCGGCCGTGCAGATCTTCCACGTACGCGGCGGCCGGGTCCGCGGTCAGCGCGGCTGGGTCACCGACAAGGTCGAGGACGTCACCACCGGCGCCCTGGTCGAGCACGCCCTGCAGCAGCTCTACGGCGAAGAGAGCGGGGACGCCGTCCCCAAGGAGGTGCTGGTCCCGGCCCTGCCCGAGCCGGTCGAGCCGGTCCAGGAGTGGCTGACCGGCCGCCGCGGGGCGAACGTGTCGCTGCGCATCCCGCAGCGCGGCGACAAGAAGGCGCTCATGGAGACCGTGCAGCGCAACGCCCAGCAGTCCCTCGCGCTGCACAAGACCAAGCGCGCCTCCGACCTGACCACCCGCTCGCGCGCGCTGGAGGAGATCGCCGAGGCCCTCGGCCTGGACAGCGCCCCGCTGCGGATCGAGTGCTACGACATCTCCCATCTCCAGGGCGACGACGTGGTGGCCTCCATGGTCGTCTTCGAGGACGGGCTCCAGCGCAAGGGCGAGTACCGCCGCTTCCAGATCAAGGGCTTCGCCGGCCAGGACGACGTGCGCTCCATGCACGAGGTGATCAGCCGCCGCTTCCGGCGTTACCTCGCCGAGAAGGAGCGGACGGGGGAGTGGGCCGACGGCACCGGCACCGACCCCCTCGGCGACGGCGGCACCGGCACCGAGGGCGCGGCCACCGACGGCACGCTCGCCGGTCCGGAGGTGATCACGGACTCCCTCAAGGACGACGACGGCCGGCCCAGGAAGTTCGCCTACCCGCCCCAGCTCGTGGTCGTCGACGGCGGTCAGCCGCAGGTCGCCGCGGCCCAGCGCGCCCTGGACGAACTGGGCATCGACGACATCGCCGTCTGCGGTCTCGCCAAGCGCCTGGAGGAGGTCTGGGTGCCCGGCGAGGACGACCCGGTGGTCCTGCCCCGCACCAGCGAGGGGCTCTACCTGCTCCAGCGGGTGCGCGACGAGGCCCACCGCTTCGCGATCACCTACCAGCGCACCAAGCGCGCCAAGCGCTTCCGCGCCGGCCCGCTGGACGACGTCCCCGGCCTCGGGGAGACCCGCAAACAGGCCCTCATCAAGCATTTCGGCTCGGTGAAGAAGCTGCGGTCCGCCACAATCGAGCAGATCCAGGAAGTGCCCGGGATAGGCCGGAAGACGGCGGAGACCATCGCCGTGGCCCTCGCCCAGGCGGCCCCGGCAGCACCCGCCGTGAACACGGCGACCGGAGAGATCATTGAGGACGAGGAACCCGACACGACGGGGGGTTCCTCGGGGGAGCCCGTGACCGCGGGCGTCCCGGACGAACGACGGGGGCAGGAGACATGA
- a CDS encoding carbohydrate kinase family protein has protein sequence MIVVAGEALIDLVPQGPGALADLKPAPGGGPYNTAVALGRLGSPTAFCSRLSSDPFGEALLDGLRRTGVDVSLVQRGPEPTTLAVATLDAGGSAAYSFYVDGTADRLFTAPAALPAGTRAVSFGTCSLVLEPGASAYEELLRTAAGQGLFTALDPNVRAGLIPDADAYRERFLSWLPSVTLLKLSSEDAAWLGGTPRAWLAAGPAAVVITRGGDGLTVFTRDGGEHSVPGEKVDVVDTIGAGDTVNAALLHGLAARDALSAEALAALGTEGWTRLLRFAARAAAITCSRAGAEPPYAGELGDPAAL, from the coding sequence GTGATCGTCGTCGCCGGTGAGGCACTGATCGACCTGGTACCGCAGGGCCCGGGTGCCCTCGCGGACCTGAAGCCGGCGCCGGGCGGCGGCCCGTACAACACCGCCGTGGCCCTCGGCAGGCTCGGCTCCCCCACCGCCTTCTGCTCGCGGTTGTCGTCCGATCCCTTCGGTGAGGCCCTGCTCGACGGGCTGCGGCGGACCGGCGTCGACGTGTCCCTCGTACAGCGGGGGCCGGAGCCGACGACCCTCGCCGTGGCCACGCTCGACGCCGGCGGCTCGGCCGCGTACTCCTTCTATGTCGACGGCACCGCCGACCGTCTGTTCACGGCCCCCGCCGCGCTCCCCGCCGGGACGCGCGCGGTTTCCTTCGGTACCTGCTCGCTCGTCCTGGAGCCAGGGGCGAGCGCCTACGAGGAGCTGCTGCGGACCGCTGCCGGGCAGGGGCTGTTCACCGCGCTCGACCCCAATGTCCGGGCGGGACTGATCCCGGACGCGGACGCCTACCGCGAGCGTTTTCTGAGCTGGCTGCCCTCGGTGACGCTGCTGAAGCTGTCCTCGGAGGACGCGGCGTGGCTCGGCGGCACGCCGCGCGCCTGGCTGGCCGCGGGACCGGCGGCCGTCGTGATCACGCGGGGCGGCGACGGTCTGACCGTGTTCACCCGGGACGGCGGGGAGCATTCCGTGCCGGGTGAGAAGGTCGATGTCGTGGACACCATCGGGGCCGGCGACACGGTGAACGCGGCTTTGCTGCACGGACTGGCAGCCCGTGACGCGCTGTCCGCCGAAGCGCTGGCCGCCCTCGGGACGGAGGGCTGGACGCGGCTGTTGCGCTTCGCGGCCCGGGCGGCGGCGATCACCTGCTCGCGGGCGGGGGCCGAGCCCCCGTACGCGGGGGAGCTGGGTGATCCGGCCGCACTGTGA
- a CDS encoding gluconeogenesis factor YvcK family protein, giving the protein MTQRTPRLGRLRRMVPEARAGRPAEARGGRPRRRGAQPKVVALGGGMGLSASLAALRRITGDLTAVVTVADDGGSSGRLRDELGVLPPGDLRKALAALCGDDEWGQTWARVIQHRFQSQGELHEHAVGNLLIVALWEQLGDHVQALDLVGKLLGAHGRVLPMSAVPLELQALVKGHDPERPDDVDTVRGQATVALTPGEVQSVHLVPNDPPAVPEAVAAVLDADWVVLGPGSWFSSVIPHLLVPELLDALTETKARRVLSLNLAPQPGETEGFSPQRHLEVLGRHAPKLALDVVLADEAAVPDRASLTEAAKRLGAAVELAPVARTDGSPRHDPELLAAAYDRIFRMHGRIGPWR; this is encoded by the coding sequence ATGACGCAACGTACACCGCGGCTGGGCAGGCTGCGCCGGATGGTGCCCGAGGCGCGCGCCGGCCGCCCGGCCGAGGCCCGCGGCGGCCGGCCCCGCCGGCGCGGCGCCCAGCCCAAAGTGGTCGCGCTCGGCGGCGGCATGGGCCTGTCCGCGTCGCTCGCCGCGCTGCGCCGGATCACCGGCGATCTCACTGCTGTCGTCACCGTCGCCGACGACGGCGGCTCCAGCGGCCGGCTCAGGGACGAGCTGGGTGTGCTGCCGCCCGGCGATCTGCGCAAGGCGCTGGCCGCGCTGTGCGGGGACGACGAGTGGGGCCAGACCTGGGCCCGGGTCATCCAGCACCGCTTCCAGTCCCAGGGCGAACTGCACGAGCACGCGGTCGGCAACCTGCTGATCGTCGCGCTGTGGGAGCAGCTCGGCGACCATGTGCAGGCCCTGGACCTGGTCGGCAAGCTGCTCGGGGCGCACGGCCGGGTGCTGCCCATGTCCGCCGTGCCGCTGGAGTTGCAGGCCCTGGTCAAGGGGCACGACCCGGAGCGCCCGGACGACGTGGACACGGTGCGCGGGCAGGCGACGGTCGCCCTGACCCCCGGCGAGGTGCAGTCGGTGCACCTGGTGCCCAACGACCCGCCCGCGGTCCCCGAGGCCGTGGCGGCGGTCCTGGACGCGGACTGGGTGGTGCTGGGCCCCGGCTCCTGGTTCTCCTCGGTCATCCCGCACCTGCTGGTGCCCGAGTTGCTGGACGCGCTCACCGAGACCAAGGCGCGCCGTGTGCTCTCCCTGAACCTGGCGCCGCAGCCGGGAGAAACCGAGGGCTTCTCCCCGCAGCGTCATTTGGAGGTTTTGGGGCGACACGCCCCTAAACTCGCCCTGGACGTGGTGCTGGCCGACGAGGCCGCCGTGCCCGACCGCGCATCGCTCACAGAGGCCGCCAAGCGGCTGGGAGCAGCGGTCGAGCTGGCGCCGGTGGCCCGGACGGACGGATCGCCCCGGCACGACCCGGAGCTGTTGGCCGCCGCGTACGACCGTATTTTTCGGATGCATGGAAGGATCGGCCCATGGCGATGA
- the rapZ gene encoding RNase adapter RapZ — protein MTEHDAQPRAQRDRTHGATGGETVRQDTGQGPARPDAGRETGQDNGAQVSTGSETAGVPEAAIPELVIISGMSGAGRSTAAKCLEDLGWFVVDNLPPALIPTMVELGARSQGNVARIAVVVDVRGRRFFDNLRESLADLDARGVTRRIVFLESSDEALVRRFESVRRPHPLQGDGRIVDGIDAERELLRELRGDADLVIDTSSLNVHELRAKMDAQFAGEEEPELRATVMSFGFKYGLPVDADLVADMRFLPNPHWVPELRPYTGLNEEVAAYVFNQPGAKEFLDRYAELLRLIAAGYRREGKRYVTIAIGCTGGKHRSVAMSEKLAARLAAEGVETVVVHRDMGRE, from the coding sequence ATGACGGAGCACGACGCACAGCCCAGGGCACAGCGGGATCGGACGCACGGCGCCACGGGCGGCGAGACCGTCCGGCAGGACACCGGCCAGGGCCCGGCCCGGCCCGACGCCGGCCGGGAGACGGGCCAGGACAACGGAGCACAGGTGAGTACGGGCAGCGAGACAGCCGGGGTCCCCGAGGCGGCCATCCCCGAGCTGGTGATCATTTCCGGTATGTCCGGAGCCGGCCGGTCCACGGCCGCCAAGTGTCTGGAGGACCTCGGCTGGTTCGTCGTGGACAACCTGCCGCCCGCCCTCATCCCCACCATGGTGGAGCTGGGCGCCCGCTCGCAGGGCAACGTGGCGCGGATCGCGGTCGTCGTGGACGTGCGCGGCCGGCGCTTCTTCGACAACCTGCGCGAGTCCCTCGCCGACCTGGACGCCCGGGGCGTCACCCGGCGGATCGTCTTCCTGGAGTCCTCCGACGAGGCCCTGGTCCGCCGCTTCGAATCGGTGCGCCGGCCGCACCCGCTCCAGGGCGACGGACGCATCGTGGACGGCATCGACGCCGAGCGCGAGCTGCTGCGCGAGCTGCGCGGCGACGCCGACCTGGTGATCGACACCTCCAGCCTCAACGTGCACGAGCTGCGCGCCAAGATGGACGCCCAGTTCGCCGGCGAGGAAGAGCCCGAGCTGCGGGCCACGGTGATGTCGTTCGGCTTCAAGTACGGCCTCCCGGTCGACGCCGACCTGGTCGCGGACATGCGGTTCCTGCCCAACCCGCACTGGGTCCCGGAGCTGCGCCCCTACACCGGCCTCAACGAGGAGGTCGCGGCCTACGTCTTCAACCAGCCCGGTGCGAAGGAGTTCCTGGACCGGTACGCCGAACTCCTGCGGCTCATCGCCGCCGGCTACCGGCGCGAGGGCAAGCGGTATGTGACCATCGCCATCGGCTGTACCGGCGGCAAGCACCGCTCGGTCGCGATGTCGGAGAAGCTCGCCGCGCGCCTGGCGGCCGAGGGCGTGGAGACGGTGGTCGTGCACCGGGACATGGGACGGGAATGA
- a CDS encoding M14 family metallopeptidase — MRHGARSILAVGALMIGGASLAPTAQARSGDPAPAPEEVRVFHAEVTEQQVPLLLKAGQDGHELGERTAAGGRTRVEVYLTGKQAARLREQGVALTEHTLSAKAEARVEDAAQGVFRPYSGSGGLKEEILRTAAAHPGLTKVESIGKTVKGQDILALKLTRNARTSEDGSKPAVLYMSNQHAREWITPEMTRRLMHHYLDRYETDRRIKKIVDSTELWFVLSANPDGYDYTFKGPGTRLWRKNLRDVDGDGVIGSGDGVDLNRNFPYKWGYDNEGSSPNPTSQTYRGASPGSEPETKALDALEKRIGFRYGINYHSAAELLLYGVGWQVATPTPDDVLYRALAGTPDNSAVPGYRPQVSSELYTTNGEADGHASNVNGMAMFTPEMSTCQTVSDSDPDDAWDRRDCRSGFTFPDDEKLIQREFAKNIPFALSVAETAAHPDRPASAVGLDAADFTPAAFSTSYSRGADQEVAVVARKAVRDKELKYRVNGGRILDQALRPWKGGETYGGEDNLYFDEYRARVRDGEPGDRVEVWFTGETRSGEKVSSPHFTYTVARRPAADTLVVAEEGTAAEQARAYTDALRAAGHRALVWDVATQGAPDALGVLKHFRTVVHYSGASGPGTATQMRLRAYLNEGGRLIEAGERAGGSVDLGDGTLSDDFSQYYLGAYSRMPAKGATGFTGSGTLAGFSGALGDAPGNPLDTAGTYGVTSEELPVAGFPQFKSAGAGTFTGTANPYGPYAGAFMAAAAHTDDAYKRLTSTIDLTGVTAADKPALSARLLWDTEPGYDHVVVEAHTVGADDWTTLPEASGATRTAVPDECGSLVGEHPWLRHYLTPADNACAATGTTGSWNSLDGTSAGWQQVGFDLSAYAGKSVEVSIGYVTDTGTGGYGVLADETSLVVGGAARRTEGFESSLGAWRAAGPPAGSAPVRKDWTRTEALFRTYAAVTTDDTVLLGFGLEQVVSAADRTALLRKAFAALDR; from the coding sequence ATGAGACACGGAGCGAGATCGATCCTCGCTGTCGGCGCGCTGATGATCGGCGGAGCGAGCCTCGCACCCACAGCCCAGGCGCGGAGCGGAGACCCGGCTCCCGCGCCGGAAGAGGTCAGGGTTTTCCACGCGGAGGTCACGGAGCAACAGGTACCCCTGCTGCTCAAGGCCGGTCAGGACGGTCACGAACTCGGTGAGCGGACGGCCGCGGGAGGCAGGACCCGGGTCGAGGTCTACCTCACCGGCAAGCAGGCCGCGCGACTGCGCGAGCAGGGCGTCGCCCTCACCGAGCACACCCTCTCGGCCAAGGCCGAGGCCCGGGTCGAGGACGCGGCCCAGGGCGTGTTCCGCCCGTACAGCGGAAGCGGCGGGCTGAAGGAGGAGATCCTCCGCACCGCCGCGGCCCACCCCGGCCTCACCAAGGTCGAGTCCATCGGCAAGACCGTCAAGGGCCAGGACATCCTCGCGCTCAAACTGACCAGGAACGCGAGGACGTCCGAGGACGGCTCCAAACCGGCCGTGCTCTACATGTCCAACCAGCACGCGCGCGAGTGGATCACGCCGGAGATGACCCGCCGGCTGATGCACCACTACCTGGACCGCTACGAGACCGACCGGCGCATCAAGAAGATCGTCGACTCCACCGAGCTGTGGTTCGTCCTCTCGGCCAACCCGGACGGCTACGACTACACCTTCAAGGGCCCCGGCACCCGCCTGTGGCGCAAGAACCTGCGCGACGTCGACGGCGACGGCGTCATCGGCAGCGGCGACGGCGTCGACCTCAACCGCAACTTCCCCTACAAGTGGGGTTACGACAACGAGGGTTCGTCCCCCAACCCCACCAGCCAGACCTACCGCGGCGCGAGCCCCGGGTCCGAGCCGGAGACCAAGGCCCTGGACGCCCTGGAGAAGCGGATCGGCTTCCGTTACGGCATCAACTACCACTCCGCCGCCGAACTCCTGCTCTACGGCGTGGGCTGGCAGGTGGCCACGCCGACCCCCGACGACGTCCTGTACCGGGCACTGGCCGGCACGCCGGACAACTCGGCCGTCCCCGGCTACCGTCCGCAGGTCTCCTCCGAGCTGTACACCACCAACGGCGAGGCGGACGGCCACGCGTCGAACGTCAACGGGATGGCCATGTTCACCCCGGAGATGTCGACCTGTCAGACCGTGTCGGACAGCGACCCGGACGACGCCTGGGACCGCCGGGACTGCCGGTCGGGCTTCACCTTCCCCGACGACGAGAAGCTGATCCAGCGGGAGTTCGCCAAGAACATCCCGTTCGCGCTCTCCGTCGCGGAGACCGCGGCGCACCCCGACCGGCCGGCCTCCGCCGTCGGCCTGGACGCCGCCGACTTCACCCCGGCCGCGTTCAGCACGTCGTACTCCCGGGGCGCGGACCAGGAGGTCGCGGTCGTCGCCCGCAAGGCGGTCCGGGACAAGGAGCTCAAGTACCGCGTCAACGGCGGCCGCATCCTCGACCAGGCGCTCAGGCCCTGGAAGGGCGGCGAGACCTACGGCGGCGAGGACAACCTCTACTTCGACGAGTACCGCGCCAGGGTGCGGGACGGCGAGCCGGGCGACCGGGTGGAGGTGTGGTTCACCGGCGAGACCAGGAGCGGCGAGAAGGTCTCCAGCCCGCACTTCACCTACACCGTCGCGCGGCGGCCGGCCGCCGACACCCTCGTGGTCGCCGAGGAGGGCACCGCCGCCGAACAGGCACGGGCCTACACGGACGCGCTCCGGGCCGCCGGGCACCGGGCCCTGGTGTGGGACGTGGCGACCCAGGGCGCCCCGGACGCGCTCGGCGTGCTGAAGCACTTCCGGACGGTCGTGCACTACTCCGGCGCGAGCGGCCCCGGCACCGCCACCCAGATGCGGCTGCGCGCCTACCTCAACGAGGGCGGCAGGCTGATCGAGGCCGGCGAGCGGGCCGGCGGCAGCGTCGACCTCGGCGACGGCACCCTGTCGGACGACTTCAGCCAGTACTACCTGGGTGCCTACAGCCGCATGCCGGCCAAGGGAGCCACCGGCTTCACCGGCTCCGGCACGCTCGCCGGCTTCTCCGGCGCCCTCGGCGACGCGCCCGGCAACCCGCTCGATACGGCGGGTACCTACGGCGTCACCTCCGAGGAACTGCCGGTCGCCGGGTTCCCGCAGTTCAAGAGCGCGGGCGCGGGGACGTTCACGGGGACCGCCAACCCGTACGGGCCGTACGCGGGCGCCTTCATGGCCGCCGCCGCACACACCGACGACGCCTACAAGCGCCTCACCAGCACCATCGACCTCACCGGCGTCACCGCCGCCGACAAGCCGGCCCTGAGCGCCCGGCTGCTGTGGGACACCGAACCCGGCTACGACCACGTGGTGGTCGAGGCGCACACCGTGGGCGCCGACGACTGGACCACGCTGCCGGAGGCATCGGGGGCCACGCGGACGGCCGTGCCGGACGAGTGCGGTTCCTTGGTCGGCGAGCATCCGTGGCTCAGGCACTACCTGACGCCGGCCGACAACGCCTGCGCCGCGACCGGGACCACCGGTTCCTGGAACAGCCTCGACGGAACCTCCGCCGGCTGGCAGCAGGTGGGCTTCGACCTGAGCGCGTACGCCGGGAAGTCCGTCGAGGTGTCGATCGGGTACGTCACCGACACCGGCACCGGCGGGTACGGCGTCCTGGCCGACGAGACCTCGCTGGTCGTCGGTGGTGCGGCACGCCGGACGGAGGGATTCGAGTCGTCCCTGGGCGCCTGGCGGGCGGCCGGACCGCCCGCGGGCAGCGCCCCGGTCCGGAAGGACTGGACCCGTACCGAAGCCCTGTTCCGGACCTACGCGGCGGTCACCACGGACGACACCGTGCTGCTCGGGTTCGGCCTGGAACAGGTGGTCTCGGCGGCCGACCGGACGGCCCTGCTGAGGAAGGCGTTCGCCGCTCTCGACAGGTGA
- a CDS encoding Rieske (2Fe-2S) protein, whose amino-acid sequence MSARSSASRRTVLRGAAAAPVAGLALAACSSPDEGGSSSSAATESVDLGKESEVAKGGAKLYRDHNVVVSRDQDGGLKAYSTICTHAGCPINKLEGTTLVCPCHGSRFDAITGKVVAAPATEPLIELAVKATDGRIVAGPAN is encoded by the coding sequence ATGTCCGCCCGCTCCTCCGCGAGCCGTCGTACCGTCCTTCGAGGGGCCGCCGCGGCCCCGGTCGCCGGGCTCGCCCTGGCCGCGTGCTCCTCCCCGGACGAAGGCGGCTCGTCCTCGTCCGCCGCCACCGAGTCCGTCGACCTCGGCAAGGAGAGCGAGGTCGCCAAGGGCGGGGCGAAGCTCTACCGGGATCACAACGTGGTGGTCAGCCGTGACCAGGACGGCGGCCTCAAGGCGTACAGCACGATCTGCACGCACGCGGGGTGCCCCATCAACAAGCTGGAGGGGACGACGCTGGTCTGTCCCTGTCACGGCAGCCGGTTCGACGCCATCACCGGCAAGGTGGTCGCGGCGCCGGCCACCGAGCCGCTGATCGAGCTGGCGGTGAAGGCCACCGACGGCCGGATCGTCGCCGGTCCGGCGAACTGA
- the whiA gene encoding DNA-binding protein WhiA, translating into MAMTAAVKDEISRLPVTRTCCRKAEVSAILRFAGGLHLVSGRIVIEAELDTAMAARRLKRDILEIFGHSSELIVMAPGGLRRGSRYVVRVVAGGDQLARQTGLVDGRGRPIRGLPPQVVSGATCDAEAAWRGAFLAHGSLTEPGRSSSLEVTCPGPEAALALVGAARRLSIAAKAREVRGVDRVVVRDGDAIGALLTRLGAHESVLAWEERRMRREVRATANRLANFDDANLRRSARAAVAAGARVQRALEILGDEVPEHLAAAGRLRMEHKQASLEELGALADPPLTKDAVAGRIRRLLAMADKRAADLGIPGTEANLTEELAENLAG; encoded by the coding sequence ATGGCGATGACGGCAGCGGTGAAGGACGAGATCTCCCGGCTCCCCGTCACCCGGACCTGCTGCAGGAAGGCGGAGGTCTCCGCCATCCTGCGGTTCGCCGGCGGCCTCCACCTGGTGAGCGGGCGCATCGTGATCGAGGCCGAACTGGACACCGCGATGGCGGCGCGCCGGCTCAAGCGGGACATCCTGGAGATCTTCGGGCACAGCTCCGAGCTGATCGTGATGGCCCCCGGCGGGCTGCGCCGCGGCTCGCGCTACGTCGTCCGGGTCGTCGCGGGCGGTGACCAGCTGGCCCGGCAGACCGGCCTGGTCGACGGACGGGGCCGGCCGATCCGCGGGCTGCCCCCGCAGGTGGTCTCCGGGGCCACCTGTGACGCCGAGGCGGCCTGGCGCGGGGCCTTCCTGGCGCATGGCTCGCTGACCGAACCCGGTCGTTCCTCCTCCCTGGAGGTGACCTGTCCGGGCCCGGAGGCGGCGCTCGCCCTGGTCGGTGCGGCCCGCAGGCTGTCCATCGCCGCGAAGGCCCGCGAGGTGCGCGGGGTGGACCGGGTGGTCGTCCGCGACGGCGACGCGATCGGCGCCCTGCTGACCCGGCTGGGCGCGCACGAGTCGGTGCTGGCCTGGGAGGAGCGCCGGATGCGCCGCGAGGTGCGGGCCACGGCCAATCGCCTCGCCAACTTCGACGACGCCAACCTGCGCCGCTCGGCCCGGGCCGCCGTGGCCGCCGGCGCCCGTGTCCAGCGGGCCCTGGAGATCCTCGGCGACGAGGTTCCCGAGCACCTCGCCGCCGCCGGCCGGCTGCGCATGGAGCACAAGCAGGCGTCCCTGGAGGAGCTGGGAGCGCTCGCCGACCCGCCGCTGACCAAGGACGCGGTCGCGGGCCGTATCCGCCGGCTGCTGGCGATGGCCGACAAGCGGGCGGCCGACCTGGGCATCCCGGGCACGGAGGCCAACCTCACCGAGGAACTCGCCGAGAACCTGGCCGGCTGA